GTCCGATCCCGGCTTCACCCTGGTCCGCGCCTGCCGGGAACAGGAGATCAGGGTCACGCCCGTGCCGGGCCCGTCCGCGCCGGTCACGGCCCTGTCCGCCTCGGGCCTGCCGCCCCTGCCCTATACCTTCCTGGGCTTCCCGCCGCGCAAGAAGAGCCAGACCGAAAAGCTCTTCGCCTCCCACCGCGACACCGGGGCCACCCTGGTCCTGTTCGAACGCAAGACACGCCTCAAGGGCACGCTGCAAATCGCCCGCGACATCCTGGGACCGCGCGATTTCTGCGTGGCCCGGGAGCTGACCAAGGAGTATGAGGAATTCCTGCGCGGCAACCTCGGGGACCTGGCGTCCTTCGACTTCGAGCTGCGCGGCGAACTGACCGTGATCATCGGCCCGGGCGGGGCCGACGGCGAAGCGGACGAGGCGGTCATCGTGAAGCGCATCGAGGAGGAGACCGAGGCCGGGGGCAAGCCCAAGGAGATCGCCCGACGCGTGGCCGAGCGCAGCCCGGGCTGGACCGCCAAGGAAGTTTACGCCCTCATGCGCGACTGACGGCGGGGAGAACAAAGAAGGCCGAAAACGGGAATCCCGCTTCCGGCCTCTTGTGGGGCAACACGCGGACGCGCGGCTAATTGCCGTACAACGCGTCCTTGTGGAAGAAGCAGTAAAAGTCGCCGGACTCGGCGAACAGGACAGGATGACGCCGAGGGAACCGGCGGGCATAGCGGAAAGCGGTCGGGCAGCACCCTTTGAAGAGCGCGCCGACGGCGGGGCCCAGGCCGGCCAGCAACGCCATCAGGGCGAAGACCAGCACACCGTCCACGAAAAACAGATCATATTCCATACTTGAAACCTCCGAAATTGATTCAATCCTCAGTATAGCCCTTTTCCGCGGCGAAGCAACCCCGTTCGTAAATTCTTTTCTTCACATTCCCCCGCCTGACGTGGACATTCGGACAGCTTGACATCTCGGCCCGACTGCCCGACATAGCCCCCTATGAACCTCTCGGCCATTGCCCGCAAAGGGCTTGACGGTGTCCTGCCTTCGGACGCCGAGATATTGTTCCTTATCGCACAAGCGCCGGAACGCTTAAACGAGCTGCTCGAACACGCCCACCGCATCCGCATGGCCCGGTTCGGCAACAAGGTCGGCTTGTGCGCCATCGTCAACGCCAAGTCGGGCACCTGTTCCGAGGACTGCGCCTTCTGCGCCCAGTCCGGTCACCACGCGGCAGCCAGCCCGCAATACCCCCTGTTGTCGGAACGGGAGATCGCCGCTGCGGCCGCCCGGGCCAGACGGTCCGGCGCAACCCGGTTCGGCATCGTGGCCTCGGGCAAGCTGGTGGGTGGACGCGACATGGACGGCTTCGAAGCGGCCGTCAAGGCCGTGGCCGGACAGGGGATGACCCCGGACCTGTCGCCGGGCCTCCTGGACCGGTCCCAGCTCACGCGCCTGAAAAAGGCGGGACTGTGCGGCTACCATCACAACCTGGAGACCTCGGCCGCGTACTTCCCGAAGATGTGCACCACCCACACCTACGACGAAGACGTCGATGCGGTGCGGGCCGGACTCGACGCCGGGCTGTACGTCTGCTCGGGCGGCATCTCCGGCATCGGCGAGACCTGGGACGACCGGGTGGAACTGGCCCTGCTCCTGCGAGACCTCGGCGTGCCGTCCGTGCCCATGAATTTCCTGACGCCCATCCCGGGCACGCCGTTGGAGGGACGCGCCCCGCTCTCCCCCGAGGAGGCGTTGACCATCATCGCCCTGTACCGCTTTCTGTTGCCCGACCGGCAGTTGCGCATCTGCGGCGGCAGGCCCACGGTCTTCGGGACCGCCCGCCGATCCGAGGTATTCACCGCCGGGGCCAGCGGCCTGATGATCGGCGACTACCTGACCACGCGGGGCGGCGACGCGCAAACTGATCTCGACGACATGCGCCGGGCAGGCCTGGCCCCGGCAAAGGAGTGATCCCCATGGCCGACAAAACGCCCCGCGACGAACTTCGGTCCGGCTCGTCCCTGCCCGACTCGCCCCTGTCGGACCTGCACCGGCTGGTCTGGACCGCGCTCATGGCCGCCCTCATCGGGGCCGGAGCCTATCTCATCGTGCCTATCGGCCCGGTGCCGGTGTCCATGCAGCCGTTCTTCATCTTCCTGGCCGGGTACCTGCTCGGACCCCGGCACGCGGCCATGGCCATGGCCCTATACCTGCTGGCCGGGTTCATCGGCCTGCCCGTATTCGCGGGCGGCAAATCCGGACTCGGCTACCTGCTCGGACCCACGGGCGGCTACCTGGTCGGATTCCTGGGCACCGGCTTCATCTGCGGCCTGGGCCGGACCCGCGCGGGTGAGCTGCCCTGGACGCGCGGCCTCCTGGCCGGGCTGGCGGGCGTGGGGCTGGTCTATGCCACCGGCGCGATCTGGCTCAAATACGTCCTGGCCCTGTCCTGGGCCAAGGCCATGGTCGCGGGTGTGCTGCCCTTCATCCCCTGGGACATCCTTAAAGTGGTAGTGGCCCTGGCCTGCGCCCGGCACATGGTCCGCCTGCGCCTGACGCCCGGCCGGTAGCGAGTGCAAATCCCCGCACCCACTGGACAGACGGGACCGTCTATGATTTGATGCGCTCCCGTCCATAACTTGATAGGATGCCTCACATGAAGCCTACGTCGCTGACCGATATCCACCGCCTGACCTGGACCGCGCTCATGGCCGCCCTCATCGGGGCCGGGGCCTACGCCAACCTGCCCATCGGCCCGGTGCCGGTCTCCCTCCAGACCTTTTTCGTCGCCCTGGCCGGGTTCGTGCTCGGCCCCCGGCGGGGCGCCCTGGCCGTGGGCCTGTATCTGCTGGCGGGTGCCGTGGGCCTGCCCGTGTTCGCGGGCGGCAAGTCCGGGCTCGGCCACCTGTTCGGTCCCACGGGCGGCTTCCTGATCGGATTCGTCCTCTACGCCGCCATCGCCGGGCTGGCCCGCACCGACGACGGGATATCCTGGGCGCGCGGTTTCGTCTTCGGCATC
This region of Desulfovibrio sp. Huiquan2017 genomic DNA includes:
- the rsmI gene encoding 16S rRNA (cytidine(1402)-2'-O)-methyltransferase codes for the protein MSDTGTLYVVATPLGNADDLSPRARNVLMDADVVLAEDTRRAGLLFQRLGLPRHGRLISFFEHNEDKKLPKVLDQLAGGLNVALISDAGTPLLSDPGFTLVRACREQEIRVTPVPGPSAPVTALSASGLPPLPYTFLGFPPRKKSQTEKLFASHRDTGATLVLFERKTRLKGTLQIARDILGPRDFCVARELTKEYEEFLRGNLGDLASFDFELRGELTVIIGPGGADGEADEAVIVKRIEEETEAGGKPKEIARRVAERSPGWTAKEVYALMRD
- the bioB gene encoding biotin synthase BioB, which translates into the protein MNLSAIARKGLDGVLPSDAEILFLIAQAPERLNELLEHAHRIRMARFGNKVGLCAIVNAKSGTCSEDCAFCAQSGHHAAASPQYPLLSEREIAAAAARARRSGATRFGIVASGKLVGGRDMDGFEAAVKAVAGQGMTPDLSPGLLDRSQLTRLKKAGLCGYHHNLETSAAYFPKMCTTHTYDEDVDAVRAGLDAGLYVCSGGISGIGETWDDRVELALLLRDLGVPSVPMNFLTPIPGTPLEGRAPLSPEEALTIIALYRFLLPDRQLRICGGRPTVFGTARRSEVFTAGASGLMIGDYLTTRGGDAQTDLDDMRRAGLAPAKE
- a CDS encoding biotin transporter BioY, whose product is MADKTPRDELRSGSSLPDSPLSDLHRLVWTALMAALIGAGAYLIVPIGPVPVSMQPFFIFLAGYLLGPRHAAMAMALYLLAGFIGLPVFAGGKSGLGYLLGPTGGYLVGFLGTGFICGLGRTRAGELPWTRGLLAGLAGVGLVYATGAIWLKYVLALSWAKAMVAGVLPFIPWDILKVVVALACARHMVRLRLTPGR
- a CDS encoding biotin transporter BioY; the protein is MKPTSLTDIHRLTWTALMAALIGAGAYANLPIGPVPVSLQTFFVALAGFVLGPRRGALAVGLYLLAGAVGLPVFAGGKSGLGHLFGPTGGFLIGFVLYAAIAGLARTDDGISWARGFVFGILGMAVLFLLGAAWLQFSLNLTWARAWTLGVAPFLLWGLIKTALAVITGSYLAHARLLPART